Proteins encoded in a region of the Triticum dicoccoides isolate Atlit2015 ecotype Zavitan chromosome 3A, WEW_v2.0, whole genome shotgun sequence genome:
- the LOC119271886 gene encoding uncharacterized protein LOC119271886: MAAEGAELGSPAPAQPPAPKRRKIEPSRRSRPPSQTAIDKDKVVASSNSSVSGTPLARVDLNKVREAKRFAVLQAQHEGCLGSFKSFDSLFGNYIVPVTPSDDFFEQIAKK, from the exons ATGGCGGCGGAGGGAGCGGAGCTTGGTTCCCCGGCGCCGGCGCAGCCGCCGGCACCGAAGCGGCGGAAGATCGAACCGTCTCGGAG GAGCAGACCTCCTTCTCAAACTGCTATTGATAAGGACAAAGTGGTGGCATCATCCAATTCATCG GTTTCAGGTACACCGCTAGCAAGAGTGGATCTCAACAAAGTTAGAGAGGCAAAGAGATTTGCTGTCCTTCAAGCACAGCACGAGGGATGCCTGGGAAGCTTCAAAAGCTTTGATTCTCTGTTTGGAAATTATATTGTTCCTGTTACCCCAAGTGATGACTTCTTCGAGCAAATTGCAAAGAAGTGA